In the Flavobacterium pallidum genome, one interval contains:
- a CDS encoding DinB family protein: protein MEFTLPASLEILERTPAVLSAMLTGLSDNWANGNEGANTWTPKEVIAHLIVCENTNWMPRVRIILSDERNKVFEPIGMDAHFEIAKSNSTDTLLTEFVRLRQKSITELRGFNLSEADFEKSAFHPKIAEVSLGQLIAAWVAHDLSHITQVSRTLAQQYKNEVGPFTEFLKILK from the coding sequence ATGGAATTTACGTTACCAGCATCATTGGAAATCCTGGAAAGGACACCTGCCGTATTGTCCGCAATGCTTACCGGTTTGTCCGATAACTGGGCAAATGGCAACGAGGGGGCAAACACCTGGACACCTAAAGAAGTTATAGCACACCTGATTGTCTGTGAAAACACGAACTGGATGCCAAGGGTAAGGATCATACTATCAGACGAAAGGAACAAAGTGTTTGAGCCGATAGGCATGGATGCACATTTCGAAATTGCAAAAAGCAATTCAACTGATACCCTGCTGACTGAATTTGTGAGGCTGCGTCAAAAAAGTATCACTGAGTTGAGAGGTTTTAACCTGAGTGAAGCCGATTTCGAAAAATCGGCGTTCCACCCAAAGATTGCTGAAGTAAGCCTGGGCCAGCTTATTGCGGCATGGGTAGCGCACGACCTGAGCCACATCACACAGGTATCGCGCACACTCGCTCAACAGTACAAAAACGAAGTGGGC